One genomic segment of Oncorhynchus mykiss isolate Arlee chromosome 10, USDA_OmykA_1.1, whole genome shotgun sequence includes these proteins:
- the LOC110533310 gene encoding P2X purinoceptor 1 isoform X5 gives MKGVGYTNVTGEERIWDVADYVFPVQGDSSFVVMTNYIMTKGQKIEKCSEPPNSKNRCSSDADCEGRSERTGDGHMTGKCLVNTTKMCEVLAWCPVEDDGSIPDPALLMSAENFTLFIKNTINFPAYGVTRCNLVEGIDNQYIKSCLYDPKTAPLCPIFRLGDLVQMSGFNFAAIAKVGGAIGIIIDWTCNLDHDQSDCKPIYSFHGLYGNPDEADTARASVGYNFRYAKHYMEDKQEKRTLLKVFGIRFDIIVRSVARKFDIIPTLTAIGSGVGIFGVATVVCDLILLYLLPKREFYNNMKFKVTETMEKEPLDEFKSEKEVSKKHSEEVLVHHEAPLSET, from the exons ATGAAGGGGGTGGGTTACACCAATGTGACCGGAGAGGAGAGGATCTGGGACGTGGCTGACTATGTCTTCCCTGTACAG GGGGACTCTTCTTTTGTGGTGATGACCAACTACATTATGACCAAAGGTCAGAAAATTGAAAAATGTTCTGAG CCCCCAAACTCGAAGAATCGATGCAGCTCTGACGCAGACTGTGAAGGGAGATCAGAACGTACGGGAGATG gACATATGACGGGGAAGTGCTTGGTGAACACAACAAAGATGTGTGAGGTGCTAGCCTGGTGTCCTGTGGAAGATGACGGCAGTATCCCAGA CCCTGCGCTGTTGATGTCGGCAGAGAACTTCACACTGTTCATCAAAAACACAATCAACTTTCCAGCCTATGGTGTTACGAG GTGTAACCTCGTAGAAGGTATCGACAATCAGTACATCAAAAGTTGCCTGTACGACCCAAAGACGGCCCCACTGTGTCCCATTTTCAGACTGGGCGACTTGGTACAGATGTCTGGCTTCAACTTCGCCGCCATAGCCAAAGTG GGTGGGGCGATTGGTATCATCATTGACTGGACCTGTAACCTGGACCATGACCAGTCAGACTGTAAACCGATCTACTCCTTCCACGGTCTCTATGGAAACCCCGACGAGGCAGACACGGCCAGAGCATCTGTGGGATACAACTTCAG GTATGCAAAGCATTATATGGAGGACAAGCAGGAGAAAAGAACGCTTCTGAAAGTGTTTGGGATTCGATTTGACATCATTGTTCGTTCAGTG GCCAGAAAATTTGATATCATTCCAACACTAACAGCTATAGGATCTGGTGTTGGAATCTTTGGAGTG GCGACTGTAGTATGTGATCTGATTCTCCTGTATCTACTACCCAAGAGGGaattctacaacaacatgaaatTCAAGGTCACTGAAACGATGGAGAAG GAACCTTTAGATGAGTTCAAGTCTGAAAAAGAAGTATCCAAG AAGCATTCAGAAGAGGTTCTAGTGCATCATGAGGCACCACTGTCAGAGACTTAG